The following are from one region of the Deferrivibrio essentukiensis genome:
- a CDS encoding glycosyltransferase family 2 protein has protein sequence MKLSATIITFNEEDNLDRCLKSLDFVDEIIVVDSESTDKTIEIAKKYTDKVYINKFEGYGQQKNFASNLAKNDIIFSIDADEEVSVELKKYLLEHVDDIFSQGYSAVATPRRTFYLGKFIKNSGWYPDYKIRIYDKNVCFWDDKSVHESLVCGEKIFYIPKNCDLYHYSYKNIEDHINKMNKYTTILGKEKSKLSNLSILLNLFIKPPLKFIKMYFLKGGIFEGYRGLIIAILGSFYEALKYIKAWEHKNG, from the coding sequence GTGAAACTTTCGGCAACAATTATAACTTTTAATGAAGAAGACAATTTAGACAGATGCCTTAAATCTTTGGATTTTGTTGATGAAATTATCGTAGTTGACTCCGAAAGCACTGATAAGACAATAGAAATAGCCAAAAAATATACTGATAAGGTGTATATTAATAAGTTTGAAGGGTATGGACAGCAAAAAAATTTTGCCTCTAATTTAGCAAAAAATGATATCATATTTTCAATTGATGCTGATGAAGAAGTTTCGGTAGAGCTAAAAAAATATCTGTTAGAGCATGTAGATGATATTTTCTCCCAGGGTTATTCCGCTGTTGCAACCCCAAGGCGGACCTTTTATCTTGGTAAATTCATTAAAAACAGCGGTTGGTATCCTGATTATAAAATAAGGATTTATGACAAAAATGTCTGCTTTTGGGATGATAAATCGGTGCATGAATCATTAGTCTGCGGAGAAAAAATATTTTACATCCCTAAAAATTGTGACCTTTATCACTATTCATATAAAAATATTGAAGACCACATTAATAAAATGAATAAGTACACAACAATTTTAGGAAAAGAAAAAAGTAAACTGAGTAATCTAAGTATACTTCTAAATTTATTTATTAAACCACCTTTAAAGTTTATAAAAATGTATTTTTTAAAAGGTGGGATTTTTGAAGGTTACAGAGGGCTTATTATTGCCATTTTAGGCAGTTTTTATGAAGCATTAAAATACATAAAGGCTTGGGAGCATAAAAATGGTTGA
- the hemW gene encoding radical SAM family heme chaperone HemW yields the protein MKGLYIHIPFCKSKCKYCGFFSQTDYSDSLVEKYLKKVIEYINIFEIKDFSTIYIGGGTPTSISWRLFDKFLLNLSKTVFWDKIAEFTIEANPESLTKEHLDVFKSYSVSRISMGVQSMDDEVLKFLGRVHTKSDVIRAVNLVNKILPNTALNIDIIFDIPKIEPAIIIDSLDTIIRINPEHISAYSYSFDTDFLPQHLEVEESQFLKIKEMLQENSYKKYEISNFAKEGFESIHNRLYWEMKEYLGIGAGASSMLIKGDKRVRFSFPKSVTEFLETPSLTDFEVIEEKVELLKEDLIFGLRLIEGVNLNVLNNRYGKLVEKIIKKCDKLFTENLLRYKGESVCLTEKGELYLDFVQQYLWEL from the coding sequence ATGAAAGGACTCTATATACATATACCTTTTTGCAAAAGCAAGTGCAAATACTGCGGATTCTTCTCTCAAACAGATTACTCAGATTCTCTTGTAGAGAAGTATCTGAAAAAAGTAATAGAATATATTAATATCTTTGAGATTAAAGATTTTTCTACGATTTATATTGGTGGTGGCACCCCTACATCTATTTCTTGGAGATTATTTGATAAATTTTTGCTGAATCTTTCAAAGACTGTTTTTTGGGATAAAATTGCTGAATTTACTATCGAAGCAAACCCTGAAAGTCTTACTAAAGAACATTTGGATGTTTTTAAATCGTATTCTGTTTCCAGAATAAGCATGGGTGTTCAAAGTATGGATGACGAAGTATTAAAATTTTTGGGAAGGGTACATACAAAATCAGATGTAATTAGAGCAGTAAATTTAGTGAATAAAATTTTGCCAAACACTGCCTTAAATATCGATATTATATTTGACATACCAAAAATTGAGCCTGCAATAATTATCGATTCTTTGGATACGATAATAAGAATAAATCCTGAGCATATTTCTGCATATTCATATAGCTTTGACACGGATTTTTTACCGCAACATCTTGAAGTGGAAGAAAGTCAATTTTTAAAAATTAAAGAGATGCTGCAAGAGAATTCATACAAAAAGTATGAGATTTCAAATTTTGCCAAAGAAGGCTTTGAAAGTATCCATAACAGGCTTTACTGGGAAATGAAAGAATATTTGGGAATTGGTGCGGGAGCAAGCTCGATGCTTATTAAAGGTGATAAGAGGGTTAGATTTTCTTTTCCTAAAAGTGTAACTGAATTTTTGGAAACTCCTTCCCTTACAGACTTTGAGGTTATAGAAGAAAAAGTTGAGCTTCTAAAAGAGGATTTGATATTTGGGCTGAGGTTAATTGAAGGTGTAAATTTGAATGTTTTAAATAATAGATATGGAAAGCTGGTTGAAAAAATAATTAAAAAATGCGATAAGCTATTTACTGAAAATTTGTTACGTTATAAAGGGGAGAGTGTATGTCTCACGGAAAAAGGGGAGCTTTATTTGGACTTTGTGCAGCAGTATTTGTGGGAATTATAG
- a CDS encoding glycosyltransferase, producing the protein MKKIAYLMGNFGIGGAEVSTLTLLNGFVKLGYLVDLVLAYGSKVEWDKQCDFNIIKLQLDKYKKHPLRHIILKNKLNNFFEISKYDAILTAQTSKSWEKILNQLDKKYNISYIIRNSFTKKRIDRNDSLFLKNIKRKYLANTYKGKNIICVSKGVYNDLVKNIGIKSESIITIYNPFDTDYILNKSEEHFNLPVDDHIIHVGRFDIKHKRQDILLKAYEKANLKEKLILLGEGSGQQYLEKLIDELQLNGKVILHPMVTNPYPLIKNAKLLVLSSDFEGLPRVLIEALILKTPVVSTNCDSGPSEILTGELANFLVPTRDVDALAEKMKQALRNYPEIKDEHIKKFEQLNVCGQYIEFLGINK; encoded by the coding sequence ATGAAAAAAATTGCATATTTAATGGGAAATTTTGGAATTGGTGGAGCAGAGGTTTCAACGCTAACTCTTTTAAACGGGTTCGTTAAATTAGGTTATTTAGTTGACTTAGTCCTTGCTTATGGCAGTAAAGTTGAATGGGATAAGCAATGTGATTTTAATATTATTAAATTGCAACTTGATAAATACAAAAAACATCCTTTAAGACATATTATTTTAAAGAATAAGTTGAATAATTTTTTTGAAATAAGTAAATATGATGCAATATTAACAGCGCAAACATCAAAAAGTTGGGAAAAAATTCTTAATCAATTAGATAAGAAATACAATATCTCCTATATAATTAGAAATTCATTTACAAAAAAAAGAATAGATAGAAACGATAGCTTATTTTTGAAAAATATTAAAAGGAAGTATTTAGCTAATACTTATAAGGGTAAGAATATAATATGTGTATCAAAGGGAGTTTATAATGATTTGGTAAAAAATATTGGTATAAAATCAGAGAGTATCATAACAATATATAATCCTTTTGATACTGACTATATTTTAAATAAGTCTGAAGAGCATTTTAATCTTCCTGTTGATGACCACATTATACATGTTGGTAGGTTTGATATTAAACACAAAAGACAAGATATTTTATTAAAGGCATATGAAAAAGCAAATTTAAAAGAGAAATTAATACTTTTAGGTGAAGGCAGTGGTCAACAATATTTGGAAAAGTTGATTGATGAATTACAATTAAATGGTAAAGTAATTTTGCATCCTATGGTCACTAATCCCTACCCTTTAATTAAAAATGCAAAACTTTTGGTTTTAAGTTCAGACTTCGAAGGATTGCCAAGAGTTTTGATTGAAGCTTTGATATTGAAAACGCCTGTAGTTAGTACAAATTGTGATAGTGGACCAAGTGAAATTTTGACTGGTGAACTTGCCAATTTTTTAGTTCCTACAAGAGATGTAGATGCATTGGCTGAGAAAATGAAGCAAGCATTAAGAAATTATCCTGAAATAAAAGATGAACACATTAAAAAATTTGAGCAATTAAATGTTTGTGGACAATATATAGAATTTTTAGGAATTAATAAGTGA
- a CDS encoding glycosyltransferase family 4 protein, which produces MVEKGYEVKVVCGENKTDIKNKNIIELGLWRPGRFLKTLSYYLKASKIAKYSENSLNIALTKVNYCHVIRAGSGSHLDFLMNSLKGYRGYSKFKKMLKRLFSPVNYITVFIEKKMYRNNPNLKLVVFQSNMAKKEFLNRYNLTNLNYKIIPNSVNKNIFKLMHDISNSFYEKYSLSKDKIYVGFAASNFELKGLIYLIEAIKYLPDNVELLIAGNRNPKKYIEKAKQLKIENRVHFLGKIKDMNEFYNVLSVFCLPTFYDTCANVVLESLAAGTPVITTTNNGAQDFVNEGKNGYLITVEELSGKELSIYLKKAMCIKKEHINKNSTLFSDKDIFNNYLNVIKELA; this is translated from the coding sequence TTGGTAGAAAAAGGGTATGAAGTCAAAGTGGTATGTGGTGAAAATAAAACTGATATCAAGAATAAAAATATCATTGAATTAGGTTTATGGAGACCAGGTAGGTTTTTGAAGACCTTAAGTTATTATTTAAAAGCATCAAAGATTGCAAAATATAGTGAAAATTCTTTGAACATAGCTCTTACAAAAGTTAACTACTGTCATGTAATTAGAGCTGGGAGTGGATCTCATTTGGATTTTTTAATGAACTCTTTAAAAGGGTATAGAGGTTATAGTAAGTTTAAAAAGATGCTGAAAAGACTTTTTTCACCTGTAAATTATATTACTGTATTTATTGAGAAAAAAATGTATAGAAATAATCCTAATTTAAAGTTAGTTGTTTTTCAATCAAATATGGCAAAAAAAGAATTTTTAAATAGGTATAATTTAACAAATTTGAATTATAAAATTATTCCGAATAGCGTAAATAAAAATATTTTTAAGTTAATGCATGATATCTCTAATTCTTTTTATGAAAAATATAGTCTATCAAAAGATAAAATTTATGTTGGTTTTGCTGCCTCAAATTTCGAGTTAAAGGGTTTGATTTATTTAATAGAAGCTATTAAATATTTGCCTGATAATGTAGAATTATTAATTGCAGGTAATAGAAATCCTAAAAAATATATAGAAAAAGCCAAGCAACTTAAAATAGAAAATAGAGTTCATTTTTTAGGTAAGATTAAAGATATGAATGAGTTTTACAATGTTTTAAGTGTTTTTTGCTTGCCTACATTTTATGACACATGTGCAAATGTTGTATTAGAATCTTTAGCTGCTGGCACTCCAGTTATTACTACAACAAACAATGGAGCTCAGGACTTTGTTAATGAAGGAAAAAATGGTTATTTAATAACTGTGGAAGAATTAAGTGGTAAAGAACTTTCTATTTACCTAAAAAAAGCAATGTGCATTAAAAAGGAACATATTAATAAAAATAGTACTTTATTCTCTGATAAAGATATATTTAATAATTATTTAAATGTTATAAAGGAACTTGCATGA
- a CDS encoding glycosyltransferase, translating to MKILHVDTGKEWRGGQRQALLLHKGLLENGFESYLAANSKGELINKYDKNILPFDFKGEVNPLSILNLTKIINKIKPDIVHSHDAHSLTPLVIIKMLGKDFKLLHTRRVDFSIKKNIFSAIKYTNKYVDKVIAISEAVKNILINDGVDNSKIEVIYSGVEFKNPDDYNCPEDLKKILEGYFVIGCIANFADHKDHKTLIKAFDKAYEENKKIKLLLVGDGPLFNEVVDFAKTLPCFSNIIFTGFRDDVYSCLKCMDVFAMTSKEEGLCTSIIDALSFGIPVVATKVGGIPEIVKDGVNGYLAEVKNSSKIAELFLYSLDSKFNKNNLIYSVKEFSFEKMTFNYKKIYKRIMG from the coding sequence ATGAAAATTTTGCATGTTGACACAGGCAAAGAGTGGAGAGGCGGACAGAGGCAAGCTTTACTGCTTCATAAAGGGCTTTTGGAAAATGGATTTGAAAGCTACCTGGCTGCCAACAGTAAAGGTGAATTGATTAATAAATATGATAAAAATATTTTACCTTTTGATTTTAAAGGGGAAGTTAATCCTCTCAGTATTTTAAATCTAACGAAAATTATTAATAAAATAAAACCTGATATCGTACATTCACATGATGCTCATTCGTTAACGCCTCTTGTTATTATAAAAATGCTCGGAAAAGATTTTAAGCTGCTGCATACAAGGCGAGTTGATTTCTCGATAAAGAAAAATATTTTTAGTGCAATCAAGTATACAAATAAATATGTTGATAAAGTTATTGCCATATCAGAAGCAGTAAAAAATATATTAATAAATGACGGTGTTGATAACAGTAAAATTGAAGTTATTTATAGTGGTGTTGAGTTTAAAAACCCAGATGATTATAACTGTCCGGAAGATTTAAAAAAAATATTGGAAGGATATTTTGTTATTGGCTGTATTGCAAATTTTGCCGATCATAAGGATCATAAAACACTGATAAAAGCTTTTGATAAAGCTTACGAAGAAAATAAAAAAATTAAACTTTTGTTAGTTGGTGACGGGCCACTCTTTAATGAAGTAGTTGATTTCGCAAAAACTTTACCATGTTTTAGCAATATTATTTTTACCGGTTTTAGAGACGATGTATATTCCTGCTTGAAATGTATGGATGTTTTTGCTATGACATCAAAAGAGGAAGGGCTTTGTACATCTATTATAGACGCTTTAAGCTTTGGAATACCAGTGGTTGCTACAAAAGTCGGTGGGATACCTGAGATTGTAAAAGATGGAGTAAATGGATACCTTGCTGAGGTTAAAAATAGTTCAAAAATAGCAGAACTTTTTTTGTACTCTTTAGATAGTAAATTTAATAAAAATAATTTAATTTATTCAGTAAAAGAATTTAGTTTTGAAAAAATGACCTTTAATTATAAAAAAATTTACAAAAGAATTATGGGATAA
- a CDS encoding O-antigen ligase family protein — MVEYFMYIFSLSHFISISATQIAFGILLLFFIKDIIKGNKNIFSDKIVILFILFVAWTTLSKFVNYENFSSISKLIKKSFSWWHYLIFFVTWYFFEEKKLKPFNTFKFLMFGAFLSSCYAIYEIINKITHRADGFFTHALTYGNTISLIVILVFVILITKTYTTKIELYSYILLFILYFTSLILTLSRGPILFTTITLLVILVLKYKSKGIIFSLIIILIFTSLIFTNTNLKNRFNDFFNNSYNVSNTSFGTRVVLWKSSLEIIRDNPIFGIGNNIKKYFDQYIDVPVSSKAHSHNSYLTLAVYYGVPALLILMAILGMLLYRFYNSDDQFTKLAGLGITIAYMLDGLTENNFGDSEVLMLFCFLIGILYSLNSNKNYIDALNE, encoded by the coding sequence ATGGTTGAATATTTTATGTACATTTTTAGTTTGTCGCATTTTATATCAATAAGTGCAACACAAATAGCATTTGGGATTCTTTTGTTATTTTTTATAAAGGATATTATCAAAGGGAATAAAAATATCTTTTCAGATAAAATTGTTATATTATTCATATTATTTGTTGCATGGACAACATTATCAAAATTTGTAAACTATGAAAATTTTAGTAGTATAAGTAAACTAATAAAAAAATCTTTTAGCTGGTGGCACTACCTGATATTTTTTGTGACATGGTATTTCTTTGAAGAAAAAAAACTTAAGCCTTTTAATACTTTTAAATTCTTAATGTTCGGAGCTTTTTTATCCTCATGCTATGCGATATATGAAATAATAAATAAAATAACCCATAGAGCAGATGGCTTTTTTACTCACGCACTAACATATGGTAATACCATTTCATTAATAGTTATTTTAGTTTTTGTCATACTAATAACTAAAACATATACGACAAAAATAGAATTGTATTCTTACATATTACTATTTATACTATATTTTACTTCTTTAATATTAACTCTTTCAAGAGGCCCGATACTTTTTACAACAATCACTTTATTGGTAATACTTGTACTAAAATATAAATCAAAAGGCATAATATTTTCTTTAATTATAATATTAATTTTCACCAGCCTGATATTTACTAATACTAATTTAAAAAATCGATTCAATGATTTCTTTAATAATTCGTACAACGTCTCAAATACTTCATTTGGCACCAGAGTTGTATTATGGAAAAGCTCTCTTGAAATAATTAGGGATAACCCTATTTTTGGAATAGGCAACAATATAAAAAAATATTTTGATCAATATATAGACGTGCCGGTGAGCTCAAAGGCTCACTCCCATAACTCATACTTAACATTGGCCGTTTATTATGGGGTACCCGCTTTATTAATACTAATGGCAATATTAGGTATGTTATTATATAGATTTTACAATTCTGATGACCAATTTACTAAATTGGCAGGATTAGGTATAACAATTGCCTACATGCTTGATGGGTTAACAGAAAATAATTTTGGCGACTCGGAAGTATTAATGCTTTTTTGCTTTCTGATAGGAATATTATATTCATTAAACTCAAATAAAAACTATATTGATGCTTTAAATGAATAA
- the nusG gene encoding transcription termination/antitermination protein NusG, with protein sequence MNWYCIYYKPNCFKVVAIHLSRLNGEYEIYSPKLKYVKVINGKKVEKYQDLFPCYFFLKIDEEKLSLVRFTRGVKKILGNYKGDYSVIDENFIDSLKSAENEDGYIFFENDKKFEKGEQLEIIDGPFKGLSAQYLYSLSSQERVAILLNVANSSTKIIIDKHLVKPRG encoded by the coding sequence ATGAATTGGTACTGTATTTATTATAAACCTAATTGTTTCAAAGTAGTAGCAATTCATTTGAGCAGACTTAATGGTGAATACGAAATTTATTCTCCGAAGCTAAAATATGTTAAAGTCATTAATGGTAAAAAGGTAGAGAAATATCAAGACCTTTTCCCTTGTTATTTCTTTTTGAAAATAGATGAGGAAAAGTTGTCTCTTGTTCGCTTTACGAGGGGTGTAAAAAAAATATTGGGCAACTACAAAGGGGACTATTCTGTAATAGATGAGAATTTTATTGATTCTTTAAAAAGTGCTGAAAATGAAGATGGTTATATCTTTTTTGAAAATGACAAAAAGTTTGAAAAGGGTGAGCAGCTTGAGATAATAGATGGGCCTTTTAAGGGGCTGTCAGCACAGTATTTATATTCATTAAGCTCTCAAGAGAGGGTTGCTATTTTGTTAAATGTGGCAAATTCTTCAACAAAGATAATTATTGATAAACATTTAGTAAAGCCAAGGGGGTAG
- a CDS encoding polysaccharide deacetylase family protein has translation MFKSVPVLCYHKVSYAGGITPERFTEHLEYLQNNGFETISAELLYNFMSNNVKLPKKPVVITFDDCSLDNWVYAIPLLNKYNFSGIFFAITNFIGDGEKRAQFPNKNLPEILDAKTSFINVLKNSDKTQFMNKNEIYSAVHDFGHEVYSHSVNHQMCFKSMKLIGNYPEKFHWGIYGIYNEVKQGTKYFDKGSAYAYDGFWPIEENGKVIFKKRNTDERYHFCLKEFKESKEYLENILNKPIDFFCWPWGHFDKVSMQALKDSGYKGSFTLERFPNSYGTNPFYINRIGVNDKDNIKWLSQKLNIYSNKITATIFFKKFKKQKELNKILFITDSNKYSSG, from the coding sequence GTGTTTAAAAGTGTACCTGTTTTATGCTACCATAAAGTTTCTTATGCAGGGGGGATAACCCCTGAAAGATTTACAGAGCACCTTGAGTATCTTCAAAACAATGGTTTTGAAACCATCTCAGCAGAACTGTTATACAATTTTATGTCAAATAACGTTAAATTACCTAAAAAGCCTGTTGTAATCACATTTGATGACTGTTCCCTAGATAACTGGGTGTATGCAATCCCTTTGCTTAATAAATATAATTTCAGTGGTATTTTCTTTGCGATTACAAACTTTATAGGGGATGGGGAAAAAAGGGCTCAATTTCCAAATAAAAATTTGCCTGAAATTTTAGATGCTAAAACTTCATTTATAAATGTACTAAAAAATTCAGATAAAACACAATTTATGAATAAAAATGAAATTTACTCAGCAGTACATGATTTTGGACATGAAGTATATAGCCATTCCGTTAACCATCAAATGTGTTTTAAATCTATGAAATTAATTGGTAATTATCCTGAAAAATTTCATTGGGGAATTTATGGAATATACAACGAGGTAAAACAGGGAACAAAATACTTTGATAAAGGTTCTGCATATGCATATGATGGGTTTTGGCCTATTGAAGAAAATGGAAAAGTTATATTTAAAAAAAGAAATACAGATGAAAGATACCATTTTTGCCTCAAAGAATTCAAAGAAAGTAAAGAGTATCTGGAAAATATTCTAAACAAACCTATTGACTTTTTTTGTTGGCCTTGGGGGCATTTTGACAAAGTTTCTATGCAGGCATTAAAAGATTCGGGATATAAAGGAAGTTTTACCCTTGAAAGATTTCCTAATTCTTATGGAACCAATCCTTTTTACATAAACCGTATAGGGGTTAATGATAAAGATAATATAAAGTGGTTGAGTCAAAAGCTTAACATCTACTCAAACAAAATAACAGCTACAATCTTCTTTAAAAAGTTTAAGAAACAAAAAGAATTAAATAAAATTTTGTTTATTACGGATTCTAATAAATATTCCTCAGGATGA
- a CDS encoding ABC transporter ATP-binding protein — protein sequence MKKLKRIWLYFRPHKIKLLLSILFSLTVAGTTGATAYIIKPALDGIFINKDKEKLMFIPLLLIGIYTLKGVSRFFQNYLLRKTGQKVIQAIRNDLLEKIIILPMKFFSKNPTGMLMSRITNDIYVIQDAIPSAISLLRESITIVVLAGVVLNQELILGSIAIFIVPFLIYPIVYLGKKVKKYSKRGQEKMGDISSLLQEIFSGIKVVKAFTNEEKEKEKFKKVNDKFVNDQIKMIIYDEISSPLLEFFGALGIAFIVYYGGQQVLNGSTTPGTFFSFLAALALMYEPFKRLNRANSKVQAAIGAAERVFGLMDINNEILEKDGYLECKAQGKEITFKNVYFKYEDDEDFILKEINLNLKPGTTVALVGSSGAGKSTLVNLLPRFYDVTDGSICIGGTDIRNFKIHSLRRNIGIVSQEPFLFNDSIKNNIAYGLDNVLEEDIIMAAKAAYAHDFILDLPYGYNTFIGERGVRLSGGQRQRITIARALLKNPPILILDEATSALDTESEKIVQKALENLMKGRTSFVIAHRLSTILNADMIVVLKNGKIEATGKHKDLISISSTYKTLYDMQFKNG from the coding sequence TTGAAAAAGTTAAAAAGGATTTGGCTATATTTTAGGCCACATAAAATCAAATTACTGCTCTCTATTTTATTTTCTCTAACCGTTGCTGGAACAACTGGAGCAACAGCGTACATCATAAAACCAGCACTAGATGGAATCTTTATTAACAAAGATAAAGAAAAGTTGATGTTTATCCCATTATTATTAATAGGAATTTATACCCTTAAAGGTGTTTCTAGATTTTTTCAAAACTATTTACTAAGGAAAACCGGGCAGAAAGTCATACAAGCTATTAGAAACGACTTGTTGGAAAAAATCATAATACTACCCATGAAGTTTTTTTCCAAAAACCCAACAGGTATGCTAATGTCAAGAATTACAAATGATATATATGTTATTCAAGATGCTATTCCATCTGCTATTTCTCTTCTAAGAGAAAGTATTACTATCGTAGTATTAGCTGGTGTAGTACTAAATCAAGAATTAATATTAGGCTCTATTGCAATCTTTATTGTTCCATTTTTGATTTATCCCATAGTTTATTTGGGCAAAAAAGTAAAAAAATATAGCAAGCGTGGCCAGGAAAAAATGGGCGATATTTCAAGCCTGTTACAAGAGATATTCAGTGGCATAAAAGTCGTTAAAGCATTTACAAACGAAGAAAAAGAAAAAGAAAAGTTTAAAAAAGTTAATGATAAATTTGTAAATGATCAAATTAAAATGATCATTTATGATGAAATAAGCTCACCACTACTAGAGTTTTTTGGAGCATTAGGGATCGCATTTATTGTATATTATGGAGGACAACAAGTCCTAAACGGTAGCACTACACCAGGCACATTTTTTTCTTTTCTTGCGGCTCTAGCACTCATGTATGAACCATTTAAAAGGTTAAATAGGGCCAACAGTAAAGTACAAGCTGCAATTGGTGCAGCTGAAAGGGTCTTTGGACTTATGGATATAAATAACGAGATCTTAGAAAAAGACGGTTATTTGGAGTGTAAAGCTCAAGGCAAGGAAATCACTTTCAAAAATGTTTATTTTAAATATGAAGACGATGAAGATTTTATACTAAAAGAAATTAATTTAAATTTAAAGCCTGGAACTACTGTTGCACTTGTCGGCTCTAGCGGAGCAGGTAAAAGCACATTGGTAAATCTATTACCGAGATTTTACGATGTTACAGATGGCTCCATATGTATTGGAGGCACGGACATAAGAAACTTTAAAATTCATTCCCTGCGGAGAAATATAGGTATTGTTTCCCAAGAACCATTTCTTTTCAACGATAGCATAAAAAATAACATAGCGTATGGATTAGACAATGTTTTAGAGGAAGATATTATAATGGCTGCAAAAGCAGCATATGCCCATGATTTTATATTAGACTTGCCTTACGGTTACAATACTTTTATTGGAGAAAGAGGAGTAAGACTTTCCGGGGGACAAAGGCAAAGGATAACTATTGCTAGAGCCTTGCTCAAAAATCCACCCATATTAATACTTGATGAGGCTACCAGTGCTCTTGATACTGAGTCAGAAAAAATTGTTCAAAAGGCATTAGAGAATCTAATGAAAGGAAGAACAAGTTTTGTTATTGCTCATAGGTTATCTACTATTTTAAATGCTGACATGATTGTTGTTTTAAAAAATGGAAAAATAGAAGCTACAGGTAAACATAAAGACTTGATATCTATTTCCTCTACATACAAAACATTATACGATATGCAATTTAAAAATGGATAG
- a CDS encoding glycosyltransferase family 9 protein produces the protein MKTLIIQLYQIGDVVLTTQIPREIKRKYPDSEIHFLTTPMCNAILKYDKNIDKILSIKRDKNPLQTLKLIKDIRKEKYDYILDFQNNPRTMWISLLSKAKYRVTYSYTKRKLAYNKLIEPLKGTATEIKCSLLKSLGINEYNIRPVIYPGEKEIEKVKQYLKNNNIEDFVVISPTHKGDTRRWTLDNYIKLAEYIHMKTGFKIIFSYGPNEDSYLDKIKKHKLYNSVFFTNAFSLSEFVAILSLSRFHSGNDSSPFHMAVALNKPSFVILGASSEGWIFPSNEYRWVRKNLECQPCKSNKCKYGDNIPCLHDFSFDEIKDDFNNFLQEVIGV, from the coding sequence ATGAAAACTCTTATAATTCAGTTGTACCAAATTGGAGATGTCGTACTGACAACACAAATACCAAGAGAAATTAAGAGAAAATATCCAGATTCAGAAATTCATTTTTTAACTACTCCAATGTGTAATGCAATACTTAAATATGATAAAAATATTGATAAAATATTGAGTATTAAAAGAGATAAAAATCCTTTACAAACTTTAAAGCTAATTAAAGATATAAGAAAAGAAAAATATGACTACATTCTGGATTTTCAGAATAATCCCCGCACTATGTGGATATCTCTTTTATCAAAAGCCAAGTATAGAGTTACTTATTCATATACAAAAAGAAAACTTGCCTATAACAAGCTTATCGAACCACTTAAAGGGACTGCAACAGAAATAAAATGCTCTTTACTCAAATCTTTAGGTATTAATGAGTATAATATTAGGCCGGTAATATATCCAGGTGAAAAAGAAATCGAAAAAGTAAAGCAATATCTAAAAAACAACAATATTGAAGACTTTGTAGTTATTTCTCCCACTCACAAAGGGGATACCAGAAGATGGACTTTGGATAATTATATTAAACTGGCAGAATATATTCATATGAAAACTGGTTTTAAAATAATTTTTTCATATGGACCTAATGAAGATAGTTATTTAGATAAAATTAAAAAACACAAACTATACAACAGTGTTTTTTTTACCAACGCTTTTTCATTATCAGAATTTGTGGCAATATTAAGTTTATCAAGATTTCACTCTGGCAATGACTCATCCCCTTTTCATATGGCAGTAGCATTAAACAAGCCATCTTTTGTTATACTTGGCGCTTCAAGTGAAGGTTGGATTTTTCCTTCCAATGAATATAGATGGGTTAGAAAAAACCTTGAATGTCAACCTTGTAAAAGCAATAAATGTAAATATGGTGATAATATTCCATGTTTACATGATTTCAGTTTTGATGAAATAAAAGATGATTTTAATAATTTTTTACAAGAGGTTATAGGTGTTTAA